One window of Triticum dicoccoides isolate Atlit2015 ecotype Zavitan chromosome 5A, WEW_v2.0, whole genome shotgun sequence genomic DNA carries:
- the LOC119297838 gene encoding auxin-responsive protein SAUR36-like: MIHPKKLAQLAKKFKRIAAGAGARRWQHASNTADDECCSTTSSMVADEGHCIVYAADGERFEVPLAYLGTTVFAELLRMSEEEFGFASGSDGGRIMMPCDATVMEYVLCLVRREASEEVERAFLSSIASCVAPSMGLNHQFALCT, translated from the coding sequence ATGATCCATCCAAAGAAGCTTGCTCAGCTGGCCAAGAAGTTCAAGCGGATAGCTGCCGGAGCCGGTGCCCGCCGCTGGCAGCATGCCTCAAACACCGCCGACGACGAATGCTGCAGCACAACGTCGTCTATGGTTGCTGATGAGGGCCACTGCATAGTGTACGCCGCCGACGGAGAACGGTTCGAGGTCCCTTTGGCGTACCTTGGGACGACGGTCTTCGCTGAGCTCCTGAGGATGTCCGAGGAGGAGTTTGGCTTCGCCAGCGGCAGCGATGGAGGCAGGATCATGATGCCCTGCGATGCCACGGTGATGGAGTACGTCTTGTGCCTTGTCAGGAGAGAGGCCTCTGAGGAGGTTGAGAGGGCCTTCTTGAGCTCTATTGCTAGTTGTGTGGCGCCATCGATGGGACTCAACCATCAGTTTGCTCTTTGTACTTAG